A genome region from Chlorobaculum tepidum TLS includes the following:
- a CDS encoding metal ABC transporter permease: MPDILHFEFMRNAFLAAILSSVACGIIGTYVVIRRLGFISGGIAHTAFGGIGLSYYLGLNPLTGIIPFSLAAAIGIGLLSRKAKVAEDTAIGAFWAAGMSIGVILIGLTPGYAPNLFSYLFGNILTVPDSDLQLILGLDCLIIAVVWLFDKEFLAISFDEEYARISGLKTLALDLLMLCLIALTVVIMVRIVGIVMVIALLTIPAAVARSFSHNLYRIMVIGALLAALFSIAGLWLSWVFNLASGATIILVAALVFLVNALFGAGKARRAEC; this comes from the coding sequence ATGCCTGACATCCTGCACTTCGAGTTCATGCGCAACGCCTTTCTGGCGGCTATTCTGTCGAGCGTCGCCTGCGGCATTATCGGCACTTATGTCGTTATCCGGCGTCTCGGCTTCATCAGCGGCGGCATTGCCCACACGGCCTTCGGCGGCATCGGCCTGAGCTACTACCTCGGACTGAATCCGCTTACGGGCATCATTCCCTTCAGCCTCGCCGCCGCCATTGGCATCGGGCTGCTTTCTCGCAAGGCGAAGGTTGCCGAAGACACGGCCATCGGGGCGTTCTGGGCGGCAGGCATGTCGATCGGTGTCATTCTCATCGGCCTGACGCCGGGCTACGCTCCGAACCTCTTCAGCTATCTTTTTGGCAACATCCTGACCGTGCCCGACTCCGATCTGCAACTCATTTTGGGACTCGATTGTCTGATCATCGCCGTGGTCTGGCTTTTCGACAAGGAGTTCCTCGCCATCTCGTTCGACGAGGAGTATGCGCGGATTTCCGGTCTGAAGACACTGGCCCTCGACCTGCTGATGCTCTGCCTGATTGCCCTCACCGTCGTCATCATGGTGCGGATTGTCGGCATCGTCATGGTGATCGCGCTTCTGACCATTCCCGCCGCCGTCGCCCGGAGTTTCAGCCACAACCTTTACCGGATAATGGTTATCGGCGCTTTGCTGGCCGCTCTTTTCAGTATTGCCGGACTGTGGCTTTCATGGGTATTTAACCTGGCCTCGGGAGCAACCATCATTCTGGTGGCCGCGCTGGTTTTCCTGGTGAATGCGCTTTTCGGAGCCGGAAAGGCCCGCCGGGCAGAGTGCTGA
- the crcB gene encoding fluoride efflux transporter CrcB: protein MKNVLLVGAGGFAGSVARYLVALAVPFSGTGFPFATFAVNLLGSFLIGFISELALSTTLLSPEARLLLTTGFCGGFTTFSTAMYETGGLMRDGEALYASLYVAGSLAGGLACLFSGTLLAKLWQ, encoded by the coding sequence ATGAAGAACGTTTTGCTGGTCGGCGCGGGCGGATTTGCCGGATCGGTGGCGCGCTACCTCGTGGCGCTTGCCGTACCGTTTTCGGGTACGGGCTTTCCTTTTGCAACCTTTGCGGTTAATCTTCTGGGCTCGTTTCTGATCGGCTTCATCAGCGAACTGGCGCTTTCGACCACGCTGCTCTCTCCCGAAGCCCGCCTGTTGCTCACGACCGGCTTCTGTGGCGGTTTCACCACCTTTTCAACCGCCATGTACGAAACCGGCGGCCTCATGCGCGATGGCGAGGCGCTTTACGCCAGCCTGTATGTCGCGGGTAGTCTTGCCGGTGGCCTTGCCTGTCTTTTTTCCGGAACCCTTCTTGCAAAACTCTGGCAATGA
- the hemL gene encoding glutamate-1-semialdehyde 2,1-aminomutase: MPVLTRSAELFEKAKKFIPGGVNSPVRAFKSVGGTPIYMAKGQGAYMTDVDGNTYLDYVGSWGPFILGSMHPRVTAAIEYTLRNIGTSFGTPIELEIEIAELLCKIVPSLEMVRMVNSGTEATMSAVRLARGYTGKDKIIKFEGCYHGHGDSFLIKAGSGVLTLGDPDSPGVTKGTANDTLNATYNDIESVKAIVNENKGQVAAIIIEPVAGNTGVIPAKKEFLVALRELCDAEGIVLIFDEVMCGFRVALGGAQELYGVTPDLTTMGKIIGGGLPVGAFGGKRHIMENIAPLGSVYQAGTLSGNPLALTAGLETLKILMEENPYPELERKAAFLEAGFKANMEKLGLNYTQNRVGSMACLFFTETPVVDYKSAITADTAKYGKYFHSMLDQGIYLAPSQFEAMFTSFAHTDEDLEKTVKANYNALVAATK, encoded by the coding sequence ATGCCTGTACTTACCCGTTCTGCCGAGCTTTTTGAAAAAGCCAAAAAGTTCATCCCCGGTGGCGTCAACTCCCCAGTTCGCGCCTTCAAATCCGTCGGTGGCACCCCGATCTACATGGCCAAGGGCCAGGGCGCTTACATGACCGACGTTGACGGCAACACCTACCTGGACTATGTCGGATCGTGGGGGCCGTTCATTCTCGGCAGCATGCATCCCCGCGTGACCGCCGCGATTGAATACACCCTGCGCAATATCGGCACCAGCTTCGGCACGCCGATCGAACTCGAGATCGAAATCGCCGAGCTGCTTTGCAAGATCGTGCCGTCGCTCGAAATGGTGCGCATGGTCAACAGCGGCACCGAAGCCACCATGTCCGCCGTCCGCCTCGCCCGCGGCTACACCGGCAAGGACAAGATCATCAAATTCGAGGGCTGCTACCACGGCCACGGCGACAGCTTCCTCATCAAGGCCGGTTCCGGCGTGCTCACCCTCGGCGATCCCGACAGCCCGGGCGTCACCAAAGGTACCGCCAACGACACCCTCAACGCCACCTACAACGACATCGAGTCGGTCAAGGCGATCGTCAACGAGAACAAAGGCCAGGTCGCTGCAATCATCATCGAGCCGGTTGCTGGCAACACCGGCGTCATTCCGGCCAAGAAAGAGTTCCTCGTCGCCCTCCGCGAGCTGTGCGACGCTGAAGGCATCGTGCTGATTTTCGACGAGGTGATGTGCGGTTTTCGTGTGGCCCTCGGCGGCGCTCAGGAGCTGTACGGCGTCACCCCTGACCTCACCACGATGGGCAAAATCATCGGCGGCGGTCTGCCGGTCGGCGCATTCGGCGGCAAACGCCACATCATGGAGAACATCGCTCCGCTCGGCTCGGTCTATCAGGCAGGCACCCTCTCGGGCAACCCGCTCGCGCTGACCGCCGGTCTCGAAACCCTGAAAATCCTCATGGAGGAGAATCCCTATCCGGAGCTCGAAAGAAAGGCTGCGTTCCTCGAAGCAGGATTCAAGGCCAACATGGAGAAGCTCGGCCTGAACTACACGCAGAACCGCGTCGGTTCGATGGCCTGCCTCTTCTTCACCGAGACCCCGGTCGTGGACTACAAGAGCGCCATCACCGCTGACACGGCCAAGTACGGCAAGTACTTCCACTCCATGCTCGACCAGGGCATCTACCTCGCCCCGTCGCAGTTCGAGGCCATGTTCACCAGCTTCGCCCACACCGACGAGGATCTGGAGAAGACCGTCAAGGCAAACTACAACGCCCTCGTCGCTGCTACCAAATAA
- a CDS encoding DUF190 domain-containing protein produces the protein MMNFIESELLRIFVGEQEKLHHRPLYELLVSEALERGMAGATVFRGLLSFGLRHKVHTSKIFELAGELPMVIEIVDITEKIEEFLPVVEALLRDSGAQSLVTREAVRQWTT, from the coding sequence ATGATGAACTTCATCGAATCTGAACTCCTGCGGATCTTCGTCGGTGAGCAGGAAAAGCTGCACCACCGCCCGCTCTACGAACTTCTGGTCAGTGAAGCCCTCGAACGCGGCATGGCTGGAGCGACGGTTTTCCGCGGCCTCCTCTCCTTCGGCCTGCGCCACAAAGTGCACACCTCCAAGATTTTCGAGCTCGCCGGTGAACTGCCGATGGTGATCGAAATCGTGGACATCACCGAAAAGATCGAAGAGTTCCTGCCGGTTGTGGAGGCGCTGCTGCGGGACTCCGGCGCGCAATCACTGGTGACGCGAGAGGCAGTACGGCAGTGGACGACGTAG